A single window of Candidatus Eisenbacteria bacterium DNA harbors:
- a CDS encoding GNAT family N-acetyltransferase, with the protein MNSDSDRVFIAFDNDLPLGILIATERSENHFEIRNIFVEPVSRRSGVGRQLIYKLISSNENTKIETETDDDTVAFYHSLGFRIHSLGETYPGVIRYRCNYDHTAWTHIACTDVVNRFEQDGVLCWISGGWAVDLHLGRQTRAHDDIDISILRADQLKLKNLFPGWEIFHTHAPGLRYWNGVKYLHSIPNVWLRENSDSPWAVEVLFQESKNEMWQYRRIPSIQRSVAEIGLISDDGLPYLRPEIQLLYKGGGTSYRKKDLQDLIALLPVISPAEKSWLVDSIRIEFPEGHDWIEIIENENYT; encoded by the coding sequence ATGAATTCCGACTCGGATCGGGTCTTCATAGCATTCGATAATGATTTACCGCTTGGCATTCTAATAGCTACCGAGAGATCTGAGAATCATTTTGAGATCAGGAATATCTTTGTTGAGCCTGTCAGCCGGCGCTCAGGCGTCGGTCGACAACTTATCTACAAGCTAATCAGCTCGAACGAGAACACGAAGATCGAAACCGAAACCGACGATGATACTGTCGCTTTCTACCACTCATTAGGATTTCGTATTCATTCACTCGGAGAGACGTATCCTGGAGTGATCCGGTATCGATGTAACTACGACCACACGGCATGGACACATATCGCATGTACTGATGTCGTAAACAGATTCGAACAAGATGGAGTTCTTTGCTGGATATCGGGTGGATGGGCGGTCGATCTTCATCTGGGCCGCCAAACAAGAGCTCACGATGATATCGACATTTCAATTCTTCGCGCGGATCAGCTTAAGCTGAAGAACCTCTTCCCTGGTTGGGAAATATTTCACACACATGCGCCTGGACTTCGGTACTGGAATGGCGTGAAGTATTTGCACTCGATCCCCAATGTATGGCTTCGCGAAAATAGCGATTCGCCATGGGCAGTCGAAGTGCTGTTTCAGGAAAGTAAGAACGAAATGTGGCAGTACAGGCGAATACCATCAATACAAAGATCCGTTGCGGAAATTGGCCTTATCAGTGATGACGGTCTTCCGTATCTACGACCCGAAATACAGCTTTTATACAAAGGTGGCGGAACGTCATATCGGAAAAAGGATCTGCAGGATCTCATTGCGCTATTGCCGGTCATTTCACCGGCGGAAAAATCTTGGTTGGTCGATTCAATACGCATAGAGTTTCCTGAAGGACATGATTGGATCGAAATCATTGAAAATGAGAATTACACATAA
- a CDS encoding GIY-YIG nuclease family protein, protein MSNIDRKARIREYKETPRPAGVYRVRNSMRGKSLIGSTIDIPSMLNRHRFQLENGLHPDKELLGDWNEIGADAFEFETLDQLEPSDKPAYDPTEDLAVLKSMWIEKLTASGETLYQQSKRYT, encoded by the coding sequence ATGAGTAATATCGATCGCAAGGCGCGCATTCGCGAATACAAGGAAACCCCTCGCCCTGCAGGCGTCTACCGTGTCCGCAACTCCATGAGAGGAAAGTCGCTGATCGGATCGACCATTGATATCCCCAGCATGCTGAACCGGCACCGATTCCAACTGGAGAACGGTTTGCACCCCGATAAGGAGCTTCTGGGGGACTGGAACGAGATCGGCGCGGATGCATTTGAATTCGAGACATTGGATCAGCTGGAACCGAGCGATAAACCGGCCTACGATCCGACTGAAGATCTTGCTGTCCTTAAATCGATGTGGATAGAGAAGCTCACGGCATCAGGAGAAACGCTGTACCAGCAGTCAAAGCGATACACCTAA
- a CDS encoding transporter substrate-binding domain-containing protein, whose amino-acid sequence MVTKRNSSLCWIKASIVTIIMAHLLVITLPCNAQKPQNLHDGVHAREVRVGLYENKPKIFTSETGRPSGIFVGILEEIARRENWQITYVPGEWSNCLAALEEGRIDLMPDVAFSSERARKLDFHEEEVIESWSQVYAHKNTPVMTLSDLNGRRLAVLKGSIQHTVLERITNGFGFKVFFVETHSYEEAFALAANGSVDAVVSNHLYGDYYFQEYGLARTSIVLNSVALYFATAHGANSDLLEAIDNNLRAMKSEVGSVYYKELALWMESPPRIVVPRHLIWIICGIGGFLVLAFVVILLLRRQVIARTRNLVQVNETLRESEEKFRNLFQNHLAVKLLIEPENGNIVEANKAAEKFYGWSGQQLRRMKIQDINSLSSEQVEVEMEKVNAPKCYQCESRHRLADGSIRDVEVFSSRIDTKGKPLLHSIIHDITEHRKLEEHYRQAQKMEAVGHLAGGMAHDYNNMLSVILGYTELVMDRVDTSGPLHADLKEIFNAATRSAEITRQLLAFARKQTINPKVLDLNRIVEDMLKMLRRLIGEDIDLAWLPESNLWHVKIDPSQIEQILANLCVNARDAIAGVGKITIETHSVTFDEAYCADHAGFVPGEFVQLTATDDGCGMDKETLANIFEPFFTTKDVGRGTGLGLATIYGIVKQNNGFITAHSEPGKGTTFRIYLPRHAGDAEKIKVDPVTEIPLSNGEMVLLVEDESAIRKMGQMMLERLGYQVLTAGTPDEAMRLAGEHSGGIHLLITDVIMPGINGRDLADQLHTLCPDIKTLFMSGYTADMIAHRGVLEDGVNFIQKPFSMNDLGVKIRKILDAT is encoded by the coding sequence ATGGTTACTAAAAGGAATTCATCACTTTGCTGGATAAAAGCCTCCATTGTAACAATAATCATGGCCCATCTGCTCGTTATCACACTTCCCTGTAATGCCCAAAAGCCGCAGAATCTTCACGATGGTGTCCACGCCCGTGAGGTGCGCGTTGGTTTATACGAGAACAAACCCAAAATTTTCACAAGTGAAACAGGTCGGCCCTCGGGAATTTTCGTCGGCATCCTCGAAGAGATCGCCCGAAGAGAGAATTGGCAAATAACCTATGTGCCGGGTGAATGGTCCAACTGCCTTGCGGCTCTCGAAGAGGGCCGCATCGACCTGATGCCGGATGTTGCCTTTTCATCGGAGCGGGCTAGGAAATTGGATTTTCACGAAGAGGAGGTCATCGAAAGCTGGTCACAAGTATATGCCCATAAAAATACGCCGGTGATGACCCTTTCCGACCTAAACGGCCGCCGGCTTGCGGTGCTCAAAGGTTCGATTCAGCATACGGTTTTAGAACGGATTACAAATGGATTCGGCTTTAAGGTTTTTTTTGTTGAGACTCATTCCTACGAAGAAGCCTTTGCCCTTGCAGCCAACGGCAGTGTCGATGCGGTTGTTTCAAACCACTTGTATGGAGACTATTATTTTCAGGAATACGGACTGGCAAGGACATCCATCGTTTTAAACTCGGTTGCATTATATTTTGCAACGGCCCATGGCGCCAACTCTGACCTACTTGAGGCCATTGACAATAATTTGCGCGCAATGAAATCTGAAGTCGGCTCTGTTTATTACAAGGAGTTGGCGCTTTGGATGGAAAGTCCGCCAAGGATAGTGGTACCACGGCATCTCATTTGGATTATTTGCGGCATCGGCGGGTTCCTCGTCTTGGCTTTCGTCGTCATTCTACTGCTTCGCCGGCAGGTTATTGCCAGAACGAGAAATCTGGTCCAGGTCAATGAAACGCTTCGCGAAAGCGAAGAAAAGTTCCGCAACCTTTTCCAGAACCACTTGGCCGTCAAACTGCTCATTGAGCCTGAAAACGGCAACATTGTTGAAGCCAATAAAGCAGCGGAAAAATTTTATGGTTGGTCGGGGCAACAACTGCGGCGGATGAAAATACAAGATATCAATTCACTATCGTCCGAGCAGGTCGAAGTGGAAATGGAAAAGGTCAATGCCCCAAAATGCTACCAGTGCGAGTCTCGACATCGGCTGGCCGACGGCTCTATCAGAGATGTTGAGGTGTTCAGCAGCAGGATTGATACCAAGGGAAAGCCGTTGCTCCATTCCATCATCCACGACATCACCGAGCACCGCAAACTGGAGGAGCACTATCGTCAGGCCCAAAAGATGGAAGCCGTGGGTCATCTGGCTGGTGGCATGGCTCACGATTACAATAATATGCTCAGCGTAATCCTCGGTTATACGGAACTGGTCATGGACAGAGTGGACACATCTGGGCCGCTGCATGCCGATCTCAAGGAGATTTTTAACGCCGCCACGCGATCCGCCGAAATCACCCGGCAATTGTTAGCCTTTGCCCGCAAACAGACAATCAACCCTAAGGTGCTCGACCTGAATAGGATCGTGGAGGATATGCTCAAGATGCTCCGGCGCCTCATCGGCGAAGACATCGATCTGGCCTGGCTGCCGGAGAGCAACTTGTGGCATGTAAAAATCGACCCCTCACAGATCGAACAGATCCTGGCTAATCTGTGCGTCAACGCACGGGATGCCATTGCCGGAGTGGGCAAGATTACCATCGAGACTCACTCGGTGACCTTTGATGAGGCCTATTGCGCTGACCACGCCGGATTTGTTCCCGGTGAGTTTGTTCAGCTGACCGCCACCGATGATGGCTGTGGCATGGACAAGGAAACTCTCGCCAACATCTTCGAACCGTTTTTCACCACAAAGGATGTGGGTCGGGGCACCGGCCTGGGGTTGGCCACGATCTACGGTATTGTCAAACAGAACAATGGATTCATCACCGCGCACAGCGAACCGGGGAAGGGAACGACCTTCAGAATTTACTTGCCGCGTCACGCGGGCGATGCCGAGAAAATAAAAGTGGACCCTGTTACGGAAATCCCCTTAAGCAACGGCGAGATGGTGCTCCTGGTGGAAGACGAGTCGGCGATCAGGAAGATGGGTCAGATGATGTTGGAACGACTGGGTTACCAAGTACTGACCGCGGGCACGCCCGACGAGGCCATGCGCCTGGCCGGAGAACATTCGGGCGGAATTCACCTGCTCATCACCGACGTGATCATGCCGGGAATAAACGGCCGCGATTTGGCGGATCAACTGCACACCCTTTGCCCAGATATCAAAACCCTATTCATGTCCGGTTACACGGCTGATATGATCGCTCACAGAGGTGTGCTGGAAGATGGTGTGAATTTTATTCAGAAACCTTTTTCCATGAATGACCTGGGTGTCAAAATCCGCAAGATTCTTGATGCGACATAG
- a CDS encoding GNAT family N-acetyltransferase translates to MNLATAELTPKLWPQVELLFGKTGACGGCWCQAWRIEKGEDWKKVKGAVAKERMRSGILNGTTLGIIAFDGKKPIGWCTFGPRDSFSRLNRARTLKCTDSSQVWSLPCFFVIRGYRERGVARAMLKQALKAMTAKGARIAEGYPSKPNKDGKYIAAFSWTGTISLFEKAGFTTAGNEQGSKRRVRKQLRPPAKRKGARDGRGG, encoded by the coding sequence ATGAACCTTGCCACAGCAGAATTGACTCCCAAGCTCTGGCCCCAGGTTGAGCTTCTTTTTGGCAAAACAGGGGCCTGCGGTGGTTGTTGGTGCCAAGCTTGGCGAATCGAAAAGGGCGAGGACTGGAAAAAGGTAAAGGGCGCAGTGGCTAAAGAAAGAATGCGCAGCGGCATACTCAACGGCACAACCCTCGGCATCATTGCATTTGATGGAAAGAAACCCATCGGCTGGTGTACATTCGGCCCAAGAGATTCGTTCTCACGCCTGAATCGCGCTCGTACACTTAAATGCACAGATTCTTCTCAAGTCTGGTCGCTCCCTTGCTTTTTTGTGATCAGAGGTTACAGGGAGAGGGGCGTAGCGAGGGCGATGCTGAAGCAAGCGCTCAAAGCGATGACAGCAAAGGGTGCAAGGATTGCGGAAGGTTATCCATCAAAACCCAACAAAGACGGTAAATACATCGCGGCCTTTTCTTGGACCGGCACAATTTCCCTTTTCGAAAAGGCAGGCTTCACAACGGCAGGGAATGAACAAGGCAGCAAGCGAAGGGTCAGAAAGCAACTGAGACCTCCCGCCAAGCGCAAGGGCGCTCGCGATGGTCGAGGCGGCTGA
- a CDS encoding MBL fold metallo-hydrolase, protein MQITMIGHSTVLIETGGQKIITDPYFGVGGNIAYARLAPPAKIREEVRDVNLVLISHNHWDHTDPRFLRALGEDVPVLAPRWAKWLTKLQGAKTLIGMKAWEEKRFGTVTVTAVPALHLAVTNGYVIESEEKRSYFAGDTCHRPFMKEIGRRFQLDVALMPVTTFRIPMTMGEKGAVRAVRDLRPKVVIPIHLGIKPRSPLLRTKHSPDGFAQRVRKAGLEVEIVNLKEGESWSLQ, encoded by the coding sequence ATGCAAATCACAATGATCGGTCACAGCACAGTTTTGATTGAGACTGGAGGTCAGAAGATCATCACCGATCCCTACTTCGGCGTAGGGGGCAATATTGCCTATGCCCGCCTGGCTCCACCCGCCAAGATCCGTGAAGAAGTTCGAGATGTGAATCTGGTGCTCATTTCGCACAACCACTGGGATCATACCGACCCTCGGTTTCTGCGCGCTCTCGGAGAGGATGTCCCGGTTCTCGCTCCCAGGTGGGCAAAATGGCTGACAAAACTGCAGGGGGCCAAGACACTCATCGGGATGAAGGCCTGGGAGGAGAAGCGCTTCGGGACAGTCACCGTCACAGCTGTGCCGGCATTGCATCTTGCTGTGACAAATGGGTATGTAATTGAGAGTGAGGAGAAGAGATCCTATTTTGCGGGTGACACCTGCCATCGCCCGTTCATGAAGGAGATCGGCCGGCGGTTTCAGCTCGACGTGGCACTGATGCCGGTAACGACTTTTCGCATTCCAATGACGATGGGAGAAAAAGGCGCCGTTCGTGCTGTGCGCGACCTCAGGCCCAAGGTGGTCATACCTATCCACCTGGGCATCAAGCCTCGCTCGCCCCTGCTTCGAACAAAACACTCGCCGGATGGCTTCGCACAACGGGTGCGTAAAGCGGGGCTGGAGGTCGAAATAGTTAACCTGAAAGAGGGAGAGAGCTGGTCACTACAATAA
- a CDS encoding VF530 family protein produces MSEQQANNPLHGKTLEVILNSLVDYFGWSELGKRINIRCFNSDPSVPSSLKFLRKTPWAREKVENLYIAMQKKPRR; encoded by the coding sequence ATGAGTGAGCAGCAAGCCAATAATCCACTGCACGGCAAAACCCTAGAGGTGATTTTGAACAGCCTCGTCGATTATTTTGGCTGGAGCGAACTGGGCAAGCGCATCAACATTCGATGTTTTAACAGCGATCCGTCGGTGCCGTCCAGCCTGAAATTCCTGCGGAAGACCCCCTGGGCCAGGGAAAAGGTCGAGAACTTATACATCGCTATGCAGAAGAAGCCGCGCCGATGA
- a CDS encoding right-handed parallel beta-helix repeat-containing protein: MLDRLWITLLLLIFLPAPSMTATWTVYEDGSGDAPTIQAALDSTSSGDTVLVYPGTYHESPTRYNLAELTLLGVSGRDDTIIDLAGGHSSFGIVYFVISGFCFENGDHVYIQSAYYSVHDCTFRDLDSDSGGNIVLTDTNDHGYNYFEDNLVTDNGSVGGPIMRADNAFVRGNLFSDNTCIMEYHLDPAGIFFPGGRFSRIEENIFTNNYAELGTIIVSLFSEPQFLEMTLWNNIFYHNQALIIWSDYDFAASIENNILVSTSANNPFTDSARPFEPPSCNILWNIEYDTEVFAEEDWNLYLDPRFCGAEIGDFTVNVGSVCLPENQPVGMNCGLIGIFEAGCPTPTKNISWGLLKRYFKTK; the protein is encoded by the coding sequence ATGTTGGATCGACTTTGGATTACTTTGCTCTTGCTGATATTCCTGCCAGCGCCAAGCATGACAGCAACTTGGACAGTCTATGAGGACGGCTCTGGAGACGCCCCGACAATTCAGGCGGCTTTGGATTCAACCAGCTCAGGCGATACCGTTTTGGTCTATCCGGGTACTTATCATGAGTCTCCTACGAGATACAATCTTGCTGAGCTCACATTGCTCGGCGTTTCCGGACGGGACGATACGATCATTGACTTGGCTGGCGGGCATTCATCATTTGGAATTGTCTATTTTGTAATTTCGGGTTTTTGTTTTGAGAATGGTGATCATGTCTATATCCAAAGTGCATACTATTCTGTTCATGATTGCACTTTTAGAGATCTTGATAGTGATTCCGGAGGCAACATAGTTCTCACGGACACGAACGACCATGGCTATAATTATTTTGAGGATAACCTCGTGACGGACAATGGCAGCGTTGGGGGGCCGATCATGAGGGCAGATAATGCCTTCGTGCGCGGCAATCTATTCTCAGACAATACGTGTATTATGGAATACCATCTGGATCCCGCCGGTATTTTCTTTCCAGGTGGGCGATTTTCGAGAATTGAAGAGAATATATTTACAAACAACTACGCCGAACTGGGGACAATAATAGTTAGCCTGTTTTCCGAACCGCAATTTCTAGAAATGACCCTTTGGAACAACATATTCTATCATAACCAAGCCCTGATAATCTGGAGCGATTACGATTTTGCAGCATCAATTGAAAATAATATACTTGTATCTACCAGCGCGAATAATCCTTTCACAGACTCTGCCCGCCCCTTTGAGCCACCAAGTTGCAACATCCTCTGGAATATAGAATATGACACCGAGGTTTTTGCCGAAGAGGATTGGAATCTCTATTTAGATCCACGCTTCTGTGGCGCCGAGATTGGTGATTTCACCGTTAATGTGGGATCAGTGTGCCTGCCTGAGAATCAACCTGTTGGGATGAACTGCGGCTTGATCGGGATATTTGAGGCGGGCTGTCCTACGCCAACGAAAAATATATCTTGGGGATTGCTGAAGAGATATTTCAAAACAAAGTGA
- a CDS encoding S8 family peptidase: MTIRKQNNRRNLLKRVAATDHPLVLYIHGIGQQPPPDDLKLEWDLALFGRDMRDRTRMAYWSDILHGEQRTRSKQTTRAGSGMSIDTLLAQAGVDTDNENARRLANALLRTIGVEDASAHKKVLPLPAPLRKPIAQAFLKALIKDTAAYFFRSNVREQIQKRLRDILPVGKDPVIIVAHSQGSIITLEVLAALKTGTPVKIDHLITLGSPLGIREVQDFLSCELKVPGCVNEWHNFADPLDPVALDKGISGDFEPDQFITDELIINAHSRRLVGFNPHSAAGYLAHPKVRKVVHAAARVDAHARFLVARDVAADLAVTARHPVLIEILEPGYPAVDEQLDKMREHEETVEQGKTDPAARIEKAAKQIEEIVGEKELKEARVDRLRRFVAARLTPAELRVVARRHRDLRIYAVWKSTTKRKLLHRSARVIQADAARASYSASGDGILWAVLDTGVRHDHPHFKPHSTISAILDCTKPGPPVPIQNDRDRDGHGTHVAGIIAGAGDDMSIQGIAPRAKLVVYKVLDDTGAGEDAWIIKALDHITEQNENTSEIVIHGLNLSLGGPYDSTVYGCGFSPICMELRRLWRAGVLVCVASGNEGQVQVTTPDGELDLNNSMSIGDPANLEDCIVVGSVNADHPHLYGVSSFSSRGPTSDGRMKPDVVAPGERIRSCNSRFQSRRPESLYCEESGTSLAAPHVSGLLAAFLSVRREFRGRPDEVKQILLRTCTDIRRDQYHQGHGIPNLMRMLLEA, translated from the coding sequence ATGACCATCCGAAAGCAGAACAATCGTCGTAACCTACTCAAGCGCGTTGCCGCGACCGATCACCCGCTCGTGCTGTACATTCACGGCATCGGCCAACAGCCGCCGCCCGATGATCTGAAGCTCGAGTGGGATCTTGCACTGTTCGGACGTGACATGCGCGACCGCACACGCATGGCCTACTGGTCGGATATCCTGCACGGCGAACAGCGCACGCGAAGCAAGCAAACCACCCGCGCGGGCAGCGGCATGAGCATCGACACGCTTCTCGCCCAGGCTGGTGTGGATACGGACAACGAGAATGCGCGTAGGCTCGCGAATGCCCTGCTGCGCACCATCGGAGTTGAGGACGCCAGTGCGCACAAAAAGGTGCTGCCCCTGCCCGCTCCCCTGCGCAAGCCGATCGCCCAAGCGTTCTTGAAAGCGCTGATCAAGGATACGGCCGCCTACTTTTTCCGTTCAAACGTGCGGGAACAGATTCAGAAGCGCCTGCGCGATATCCTCCCGGTCGGCAAAGATCCAGTCATTATCGTGGCGCACAGCCAGGGTAGCATCATCACACTTGAAGTGCTGGCAGCGCTCAAAACAGGCACACCCGTGAAAATCGATCACCTCATCACACTCGGCTCACCGTTAGGCATCCGTGAAGTGCAGGACTTTCTCTCCTGTGAACTAAAGGTGCCGGGCTGCGTGAACGAGTGGCATAACTTCGCGGACCCGCTCGATCCAGTAGCGCTCGACAAGGGAATCAGCGGCGATTTCGAACCCGATCAGTTTATCACTGACGAGCTGATTATAAACGCACATAGCCGTCGGCTCGTGGGTTTCAATCCCCACTCCGCCGCCGGCTATCTGGCACATCCCAAGGTGCGCAAAGTGGTGCATGCCGCAGCCCGCGTGGATGCCCACGCGCGGTTCCTGGTAGCCCGCGACGTGGCCGCAGACCTGGCGGTGACAGCACGGCATCCTGTGCTGATCGAGATCCTGGAGCCGGGCTACCCGGCCGTGGACGAGCAATTGGATAAGATGCGTGAGCATGAGGAGACGGTGGAGCAAGGCAAGACGGATCCAGCCGCCCGCATCGAAAAAGCCGCCAAGCAGATCGAAGAAATTGTCGGCGAAAAAGAACTAAAGGAGGCCCGCGTGGACCGATTGCGCCGCTTCGTTGCAGCGCGCCTGACGCCGGCCGAACTCCGTGTCGTCGCCCGCCGACACCGCGATCTGCGCATTTATGCTGTGTGGAAGAGCACTACGAAACGAAAGTTACTCCACCGCTCAGCTCGCGTGATCCAGGCTGATGCCGCTCGGGCGAGTTACAGCGCTTCCGGAGACGGCATCCTGTGGGCGGTGCTGGATACCGGCGTGCGCCACGACCACCCTCATTTTAAGCCACATAGCACAATCTCTGCGATTTTGGATTGTACAAAGCCGGGTCCCCCGGTGCCTATCCAGAACGACCGGGACAGAGACGGTCACGGCACACACGTGGCCGGCATCATCGCTGGCGCCGGTGATGATATGTCCATACAGGGCATTGCGCCACGCGCAAAACTGGTGGTGTATAAGGTGCTCGACGACACGGGCGCCGGTGAAGACGCTTGGATCATCAAAGCACTCGATCATATCACCGAACAGAATGAAAACACCTCCGAGATCGTGATCCATGGCTTGAACCTCAGCCTCGGCGGGCCCTATGACTCGACAGTGTATGGCTGCGGTTTCTCGCCCATCTGCATGGAGTTGCGGCGGTTGTGGCGCGCGGGCGTGTTGGTTTGTGTCGCGAGCGGCAACGAGGGCCAAGTGCAAGTTACCACACCGGACGGCGAGTTAGACCTCAACAACTCGATGTCCATTGGGGACCCGGCGAATCTCGAGGATTGCATTGTGGTGGGCTCAGTGAATGCGGACCACCCACACTTGTACGGCGTCTCGTCCTTCTCCTCGCGCGGTCCTACCTCCGACGGCCGCATGAAACCCGACGTTGTGGCGCCCGGTGAACGAATCCGCTCCTGCAACTCGCGCTTTCAATCCCGGCGCCCCGAGAGTCTCTATTGCGAGGAAAGCGGCACCAGCTTGGCGGCGCCGCATGTGTCGGGTCTGCTGGCGGCGTTCCTGTCGGTACGGCGCGAGTTTCGTGGCCGACCCGACGAGGTCAAGCAGATCCTGCTGCGGACCTGCACTGATATCCGGCGCGACCAGTATCACCAAGGACACGGCATCCCGAACCTTATGCGCATGCTGCTGGAGGCCTGA
- a CDS encoding isoprenylcysteine carboxylmethyltransferase family protein: METIAYYLALVCVMAVPAALASWFVLHLLAPWLRRAGPIAVRAATVAVILAVMGAVFLIRQPVLRQHFGVQVPLVGVAVIFFGVSSYLRTRILRQIPMRMMLDLPKMAGQDAGKLITGGIYSRMRHPGYVAMAFAVAAAALFTNYLAMYVVALAYMPLIGLVAVLDERELATRFPGEYRAYCARVPRFIPRFSASGRHGGKDAP, from the coding sequence ATGGAAACCATCGCGTACTACTTGGCCTTGGTGTGTGTAATGGCTGTTCCGGCGGCATTGGCCTCCTGGTTCGTTCTTCACTTGCTCGCGCCGTGGTTGCGCCGCGCCGGACCGATCGCCGTCCGCGCCGCCACCGTGGCCGTCATCCTAGCCGTCATGGGTGCGGTCTTCTTGATCAGGCAGCCGGTTCTCAGACAGCACTTCGGCGTGCAGGTGCCGCTCGTGGGTGTGGCGGTTATTTTCTTCGGGGTTTCGTCTTACCTTAGAACGCGGATCCTCCGACAAATCCCGATGAGGATGATGCTCGACCTTCCCAAGATGGCGGGCCAGGATGCCGGAAAACTCATCACAGGCGGGATCTACTCACGAATGCGTCATCCGGGGTACGTGGCCATGGCATTCGCCGTTGCAGCGGCGGCGCTGTTCACCAACTACTTGGCCATGTATGTGGTGGCGCTGGCGTACATGCCGCTGATCGGCCTTGTGGCAGTGCTCGATGAGCGTGAGCTAGCCACGCGGTTCCCCGGGGAGTATCGTGCGTACTGCGCACGGGTGCCTCGCTTCATCCCGCGGTTTTCTGCGTCAGGGCGTCATGGAGGAAAAGACGCACCCTAA
- a CDS encoding nucleoside transporter, with protein sequence MGPMRSFLGLFVLMALAWGVSTNRRRIPWRVVFWGTSLQLIFAVFIFIIPVGGTFFLAVNRFVSALLESAMAGTTFLFGPLALPPGVVGDNGEVSPGFILAFQSLPTAVFFASLMGLLYHIRVMPLLIRLFSKVFTTLMRISGAESLCAASNIFVGAESALTIRPYLSAMTRSELCTILTAAMATIASTVLGLYVMILRDAFPNIAGHLVSASILSAPAAVVMSKLMLPEEDKPKTLGRNATPGDKRASSWMEAAIDGAMAGVKLVVGIAALLLAFLGLLHLADLGIGWAGGWINGWTGWTMDWSLAHLISYAFYPLTWLIGVVPADVGVCARLIGERTVITEIPAYQELAGLISSGAFQDPRSIVITTYALCGFTHVASLAIFVGGISALAPDRTKDLAAIGPRALLAAILATLMTGAVAGIFASGGTILAGS encoded by the coding sequence ATGGGTCCAATGCGGAGTTTTCTCGGTCTTTTTGTCTTGATGGCTCTCGCCTGGGGGGTATCCACCAACCGCCGGCGGATTCCCTGGCGCGTCGTCTTTTGGGGAACATCTCTTCAACTGATTTTCGCCGTCTTTATCTTTATCATTCCGGTCGGCGGAACGTTCTTTCTTGCCGTGAATCGTTTTGTTTCCGCCCTGCTCGAAAGCGCCATGGCGGGCACAACTTTTCTCTTCGGGCCTCTCGCCCTGCCGCCCGGCGTCGTTGGCGATAACGGCGAAGTCTCACCGGGTTTTATCCTCGCCTTTCAATCGCTGCCGACCGCCGTCTTCTTTGCGAGCCTCATGGGTCTTCTTTATCATATCCGCGTCATGCCCCTCCTCATCCGGCTTTTCAGTAAAGTCTTTACCACACTCATGCGGATCAGCGGCGCCGAATCACTCTGCGCGGCAAGCAATATCTTTGTCGGCGCCGAGTCGGCTTTAACCATCCGCCCCTATCTTTCCGCCATGACACGCTCGGAGCTTTGCACAATTCTGACCGCCGCAATGGCGACGATCGCCTCCACCGTTCTCGGCCTCTATGTCATGATTTTGCGCGACGCCTTCCCCAATATCGCCGGGCATCTTGTTTCTGCATCGATCCTTTCCGCCCCCGCGGCTGTCGTCATGTCAAAACTGATGCTGCCGGAGGAGGACAAGCCCAAAACACTCGGCAGGAACGCCACTCCCGGCGACAAGCGGGCATCGAGCTGGATGGAAGCGGCGATCGATGGCGCGATGGCAGGCGTCAAGCTCGTTGTCGGTATCGCGGCCCTGCTTCTCGCCTTTCTCGGTCTTTTACATTTAGCAGATCTGGGGATCGGATGGGCCGGCGGATGGATCAATGGTTGGACCGGATGGACGATGGACTGGTCACTGGCCCACTTGATTAGTTACGCCTTCTATCCATTGACCTGGTTGATCGGCGTTGTTCCGGCGGATGTGGGAGTCTGCGCGCGCCTCATCGGTGAACGCACCGTGATCACCGAGATCCCAGCGTATCAGGAGCTGGCCGGGCTGATCTCTTCGGGTGCTTTTCAGGATCCCCGCAGTATCGTTATCACAACCTATGCGCTCTGCGGATTCACCCATGTCGCGAGTCTCGCGATCTTTGTCGGCGGCATCTCGGCGCTCGCCCCCGACCGCACCAAGGATCTCGCGGCGATCGGCCCGCGCGCCCTGCTGGCCGCGATTCTAGCCACACTGATGACCGGCGCCGTGGCGGGGATCTTCGCCTCCGGCGGGACGATATTGGCGGGATCGTAA